From one Asterias amurensis chromosome 10, ASM3211899v1 genomic stretch:
- the LOC139942878 gene encoding uncharacterized protein isoform X1: MPVIVELPDDPPPVTSDPQLLTSDDNPPPLGDHPLDLQPENVSPGKVSLKKTTGNSIFITESSSGEKLKEVELQSSDVNVESKEITQETTKKEENLDGYPRITVKSLQQHCKQHKLYRTPELNDVLYLHYKGYIKIENLDKYTGLKALYLECNGIRVIENFENQTEMRCLYLQQNVLKGIQNLESMQKLDTLNLSHNHIDKIENLACLPKLNTLQISHNRLSTASDIQELERCDNLSVVDMSHNRLEDPEIVNVLANMKICRVLNLMGNPVVKKIKNYRKTLILRLRNLTYLDDRPVFPRERACTEAWLQGGREAEKEERQRWINNERAKIQASVDALLEIRNRAQAARKQKEEEEEKNSAPETNLSPAEDEHLFTFDVSKAPSSAEKKTGMMIEEVTSQGDTKDQKKIFTTELYEEDDIETIDLREEKINIDDLPELEDFDTEEMLPPAAPRKMLIEEVTSVEQPRGKIIIEEINQSLSSAKITDQSNSSLLMDDEEPDDQSHPLIQETNPSKSDLMDQSEDVESMTSSSGASNKIPLIQEIFESNKTKAEAPSLIDELKKFGARIPNSWEVLENEKKRKEQEESDKSKAEKTTEEKIWELAANAGSTLERPDPPQ, from the exons ATGCCAGTGATCGTTGAGTTACCTGATGACCCACCACCAGTGACCTCTGACCCACAGCTACTGACCTCTGACGATAACCCACCTCCTCTTGGGGACCATCCCCTAGATCTGCAGCCAGAAAATGTTTCTCCAGGAAAG gTCAGTCTGAAAAAAACAACTGGTAACTCGATCTTTATAACAGAAAGTTCATCGGGAGAGAAGCTGAAAGAAGTAGAATTACAATCTTCAGACGTCAACGTGGAATCTAAAGAGATCACTCAAGAAACTACTAAGAAAGAAGAGAATTTGGACGGCTACCCAAG GATAACAGTGAAGTCGCTGCAGCAGCATTGCAAGCAACACAAACTCTACCGTACACCGGAGCTTAATGACGTCTTGTACCTTCACTACAAag gaTATATCAAGATTGAGAATCTTGACAAGTACACCGGATTGAAGGCCCTCTACTTGGAATGCAACGGAATCCGTGTCATTGAGAACTTTGAGAATCAAACGGAGATGCGATGTTTGTACCTCCAGCAGAACGTGCTCAAAGGGATTCAGAACCTGGAGTCTATGCAGAAACTGGACACCTTGAACCTCAGTCACAACCACATTGACAAGATTGAGAACTTAG CTTGTCTTCCTAAGTTGAACACCCTCCAGATTTCTCACAATCGTCTGTCGACTGCTTCCGATATTCAGGAGTTGGAGCGATGCGACAACCTCAGCGTTGTGGATATGTCTCATAATAGACTGGAAGACCCGGAAATTGTTAATGTTCTCGCTAACATGAAGATATGT AGAGTGTTGAACCTGATGGGAAATCCAGTCGTTAAGAAGATTAAGAATTACAGGAAGACTCTCATTCTCAGATTG agaaATCTGACGTACTTGGACGACCGCCCAGTTTTTCCACGGGAGCGAGCTTGTACAGAAGCTTG GCTTCAAGGAGGCAGGGAAGCTGAGAAAGAAGAACGACAACGTTGGATTAACAACGAAAGAGCAAAGATACAGGCCAGCGTTGATG CTTTATTGGAGATACGCAATCGAGCCCAAGCTGCtcgaaaacaaaaagaagaagaagaagaaaagaactCCGCTCCAGAGACAAATCTCTCTCCGGCTGAAGATGAACACCTGTTTACATTTGACGTCAgtaaagcgccctctagtgCTGAGAAGAAGACCGGGATGATGATTGAGGAGGTGACATCACAAG gagACACCAAGGACCAGAAGAAGATCTTCACAACGGAATTATATGAAGAGGATGACATTGAGACCATCGACCTCAGAGAAGAGAAGATTAATATTGAT GATTTACCAGAACTTGAAGACTTTGACACAGAAGAAATGCTCCCTCCTGCTGCTCCGAGAAAAATGCTCATCGAAGAAGTGACATCAGTCGAGCAACCAAGAGGAAAAATAATCATTGAAGAAATCAACCAATCCCTGAGCTCCGCTAAGATTACCGACCAATCAAATTCATCCTTACTGATGGATGATGAAGAGCCCGACGACCAATCACATCCTTTGATTCAAGAAACCAACCCATCAAAGTCAGACTTAATGGACCAATCAGAAGATGTGGaatcaatgacatcatcatcaggAGCATCCAATAAGATTCCTTTGATTCAAGAAATATTTGAATCTAACAAGACAAAAGCCGAAGCACCGAGTCTCATCGATGAGCTCAAGAAATTTGGAGCCAGAATTCCAAACAGCTGGGAGGTCCTCGAGAAcgagaagaaaagaaaagagcAGGAAGAATCCGACAAAAGCAAAG cAGAGAAGACCACCGAGGAGAAGATATGGGAGCTAGCAGCAAACGCTGGATCAACCTTAGAACGACCTGATCCTCCACAGTGA
- the LOC139942878 gene encoding uncharacterized protein isoform X2 — MPVIVELPDDPPPVTSDPQLLTSDDNPPPLGDHPLDLQPENVSPGKVSLKKTTGNSIFITESSSGEKLKEVELQSSDVNVESKEITQETTKKEENLDGYPRITVKSLQQHCKQHKLYRTPELNDVLYLHYKGYIKIENLDKYTGLKALYLECNGIRVIENFENQTEMRCLYLQQNVLKGIQNLESMQKLDTLNLSHNHIDKIENLACLPKLNTLQISHNRLSTASDIQELERCDNLSVVDMSHNRLEDPEIVNVLANMKICRVLNLMGNPVVKKIKNYRKTLILRLRNLTYLDDRPVFPRERACTEAWLQGGREAEKEERQRWINNERAKIQASVDALLEIRNRAQAARKQKEEEEEKNSAPETNLSPAEDEHLFTFDVSKAPSSAEKKTGMMIEEVTSQGDTKDQKKIFTTELYEEDDIETIDLREEKINIDDLPELEDFDTEEMLPPAAPRKMLIEEVTSVEQPRGKIIIEEINQSLSSAKITDQSNSSLLMDDEEPDDQSHPLIQETNPSKSDLMDQSEDVESMTSSSGASNKIPLIQEIFESNKTKAEAPSLIDELKKFGARIPNSWEVLENEKKRKEQEESDKSKEKTTEEKIWELAANAGSTLERPDPPQ, encoded by the exons ATGCCAGTGATCGTTGAGTTACCTGATGACCCACCACCAGTGACCTCTGACCCACAGCTACTGACCTCTGACGATAACCCACCTCCTCTTGGGGACCATCCCCTAGATCTGCAGCCAGAAAATGTTTCTCCAGGAAAG gTCAGTCTGAAAAAAACAACTGGTAACTCGATCTTTATAACAGAAAGTTCATCGGGAGAGAAGCTGAAAGAAGTAGAATTACAATCTTCAGACGTCAACGTGGAATCTAAAGAGATCACTCAAGAAACTACTAAGAAAGAAGAGAATTTGGACGGCTACCCAAG GATAACAGTGAAGTCGCTGCAGCAGCATTGCAAGCAACACAAACTCTACCGTACACCGGAGCTTAATGACGTCTTGTACCTTCACTACAAag gaTATATCAAGATTGAGAATCTTGACAAGTACACCGGATTGAAGGCCCTCTACTTGGAATGCAACGGAATCCGTGTCATTGAGAACTTTGAGAATCAAACGGAGATGCGATGTTTGTACCTCCAGCAGAACGTGCTCAAAGGGATTCAGAACCTGGAGTCTATGCAGAAACTGGACACCTTGAACCTCAGTCACAACCACATTGACAAGATTGAGAACTTAG CTTGTCTTCCTAAGTTGAACACCCTCCAGATTTCTCACAATCGTCTGTCGACTGCTTCCGATATTCAGGAGTTGGAGCGATGCGACAACCTCAGCGTTGTGGATATGTCTCATAATAGACTGGAAGACCCGGAAATTGTTAATGTTCTCGCTAACATGAAGATATGT AGAGTGTTGAACCTGATGGGAAATCCAGTCGTTAAGAAGATTAAGAATTACAGGAAGACTCTCATTCTCAGATTG agaaATCTGACGTACTTGGACGACCGCCCAGTTTTTCCACGGGAGCGAGCTTGTACAGAAGCTTG GCTTCAAGGAGGCAGGGAAGCTGAGAAAGAAGAACGACAACGTTGGATTAACAACGAAAGAGCAAAGATACAGGCCAGCGTTGATG CTTTATTGGAGATACGCAATCGAGCCCAAGCTGCtcgaaaacaaaaagaagaagaagaagaaaagaactCCGCTCCAGAGACAAATCTCTCTCCGGCTGAAGATGAACACCTGTTTACATTTGACGTCAgtaaagcgccctctagtgCTGAGAAGAAGACCGGGATGATGATTGAGGAGGTGACATCACAAG gagACACCAAGGACCAGAAGAAGATCTTCACAACGGAATTATATGAAGAGGATGACATTGAGACCATCGACCTCAGAGAAGAGAAGATTAATATTGAT GATTTACCAGAACTTGAAGACTTTGACACAGAAGAAATGCTCCCTCCTGCTGCTCCGAGAAAAATGCTCATCGAAGAAGTGACATCAGTCGAGCAACCAAGAGGAAAAATAATCATTGAAGAAATCAACCAATCCCTGAGCTCCGCTAAGATTACCGACCAATCAAATTCATCCTTACTGATGGATGATGAAGAGCCCGACGACCAATCACATCCTTTGATTCAAGAAACCAACCCATCAAAGTCAGACTTAATGGACCAATCAGAAGATGTGGaatcaatgacatcatcatcaggAGCATCCAATAAGATTCCTTTGATTCAAGAAATATTTGAATCTAACAAGACAAAAGCCGAAGCACCGAGTCTCATCGATGAGCTCAAGAAATTTGGAGCCAGAATTCCAAACAGCTGGGAGGTCCTCGAGAAcgagaagaaaagaaaagagcAGGAAGAATCCGACAAAAGCAAAG AGAAGACCACCGAGGAGAAGATATGGGAGCTAGCAGCAAACGCTGGATCAACCTTAGAACGACCTGATCCTCCACAGTGA